Proteins co-encoded in one Sphingopyxis sp. BE259 genomic window:
- a CDS encoding SMP-30/gluconolactonase/LRE family protein → MVQLLLDADALLGESPRWSVAEQRLYWVDIEGRTIHRTDPATGTDEVMQLDQQVGCVAPRAGGGLVAALEDGCALIDAWGAAPRAFGPAVLADKPEQRFNDGCIDALGRLWVGSLTSDKANPAATLYRLDPDGSLAEVFGGLTTSNGAAFSPDGQTFYHADTPTHAVRAYDVDPATGALGEGRVFHQFALGNGRPDGAAVDAEGCYWSALWDGWRVVRLSPAGELLQTVELPVQRPTMIAFGGADMQTAFVTSAGKNLSDDERKAQPHAGGVFAFRVAVPGLVQPMFGG, encoded by the coding sequence ATGGTGCAACTTCTTCTCGACGCCGACGCGCTGCTCGGCGAATCGCCGCGCTGGAGCGTGGCCGAACAACGGCTGTACTGGGTCGATATCGAGGGACGGACGATCCACCGCACCGACCCCGCGACCGGCACGGATGAGGTGATGCAGCTCGATCAGCAGGTCGGCTGCGTCGCGCCCCGTGCGGGCGGCGGGCTGGTCGCGGCGCTGGAGGATGGCTGCGCGCTGATCGACGCATGGGGCGCTGCACCGCGGGCCTTCGGTCCGGCGGTGCTGGCGGACAAACCCGAGCAGCGGTTCAACGACGGCTGCATCGATGCTTTGGGCCGACTGTGGGTCGGCAGCCTGACGAGCGACAAGGCGAATCCCGCCGCGACGCTCTATCGCCTCGATCCTGACGGTTCGCTCGCGGAAGTTTTCGGTGGCCTCACCACCAGCAACGGCGCGGCGTTCAGTCCCGACGGGCAGACATTCTATCACGCCGATACCCCGACCCATGCGGTCCGCGCCTATGATGTCGATCCGGCGACCGGCGCCTTGGGCGAAGGCCGGGTGTTCCACCAGTTTGCGTTGGGGAATGGTCGCCCCGACGGCGCGGCGGTCGATGCCGAGGGCTGCTACTGGTCGGCGCTGTGGGACGGGTGGCGCGTCGTCCGCCTGTCGCCCGCGGGCGAATTATTGCAAACGGTCGAGTTGCCGGTGCAGCGCCCGACAATGATCGCGTTCGGCGGCGCGGATATGCAAACGGCGTTCGTCACCAGCGCGGGCAAGAATTTGTCCGACGACGAGCGTAAAGCACAGCCACACGCGGGCGGGGTGTTTGCGTTCCGGGTCGCGGTGCCGGGGTTGGTCCAGCCGATGTTTGGAGGATGA
- a CDS encoding acyl-CoA dehydrogenase family protein: protein MSLDNLSRSAYTDDHEAFRATVRQFLEKEVAPNAAQWAEDKIVPKSIWPKAGELGMLCPTVPEEYGGLGLDFGYNAIVDEESAYYGRATTGFSLQSDIVTNYIVKYGSEEQKKHWLPKMVSGEVITAIAMTEPGTGSDLQGMRTTAKKDGNHYVINGSKTYITNGQNADLILVCVKTDTEVQPAWKGVSIVLVEADREGYQRGRNLDKIGQDEADTSEMFFNDVRVPITNCLGEEGKGFIYLMSELPQERLSIAVSAQASAQRAFDDTVEFTRDRKAFGKPILDFQNTRFVLADLKTKLQVGWAHLDWALARHLKKELTPEEGAAAKLWHTDLQWEVMDKCLQLHGGAGYMNEYPIARAWRAARVTRIFGGTNEIMKELIGRKL, encoded by the coding sequence ATGTCGCTCGATAACCTGTCGCGCTCTGCCTATACCGACGATCATGAGGCGTTTCGCGCCACCGTCCGCCAGTTCCTGGAAAAGGAGGTCGCGCCGAACGCGGCGCAATGGGCCGAGGACAAGATCGTCCCCAAGTCGATCTGGCCCAAGGCGGGCGAACTTGGCATGTTGTGCCCCACGGTGCCCGAGGAATATGGCGGGCTGGGCCTCGATTTCGGCTATAACGCGATCGTCGACGAAGAGAGCGCCTATTATGGCCGCGCCACCACCGGCTTCTCGCTCCAGTCGGACATCGTCACCAACTATATCGTCAAATATGGCAGCGAGGAGCAGAAGAAGCACTGGCTGCCCAAGATGGTGTCTGGCGAAGTGATCACCGCGATCGCGATGACGGAACCCGGCACCGGCAGCGACCTGCAAGGGATGCGGACGACCGCGAAAAAGGATGGCAATCATTATGTCATCAACGGCTCGAAAACCTATATTACCAACGGTCAGAACGCCGACCTGATCCTCGTCTGCGTCAAGACCGACACCGAGGTGCAGCCGGCGTGGAAGGGCGTGTCGATCGTCCTCGTCGAGGCCGACCGCGAAGGCTATCAGCGCGGCCGCAACCTCGACAAGATCGGGCAGGACGAGGCCGACACGTCGGAAATGTTCTTCAACGACGTTCGCGTCCCGATCACCAATTGCCTGGGAGAAGAAGGCAAGGGTTTCATCTATCTGATGAGCGAACTGCCGCAGGAACGGCTTTCAATCGCGGTGTCCGCACAGGCGTCGGCGCAGCGCGCCTTCGACGACACGGTCGAATTCACGCGCGACCGCAAGGCGTTCGGCAAACCGATCCTCGATTTCCAGAACACGCGCTTCGTCCTCGCCGATTTGAAGACCAAGCTGCAGGTCGGTTGGGCGCATCTCGACTGGGCGCTGGCGCGGCATCTGAAAAAGGAGCTGACCCCGGAGGAGGGCGCCGCGGCGAAGCTGTGGCACACCGACCTGCAATGGGAAGTCATGGACAAATGTCTCCAGCTGCACGGCGGCGCGGGTTATATGAACGAATATCCGATCGCCCGCGCCTGGCGCGCGGCGCGCGTGACGCGGATTTTCGGCGGCACGAACGAGATCATGAAGGAACTGATCGGGCGCAAGCTCTGA
- a CDS encoding acetyl-CoA C-acetyltransferase — MAHAYIVDAVRTAGGKRGGKLAGVHPVDLGAAVFDAIAARNDFDTSKIDDVITGCVSQGGQQTMDLGRNAVLASNLPDSIPAVTIDRQCGSSQQAMMFAAQAVMSGTQDIVLASGIESMTRVPMGSVATLFIKEGLGHYKSERLEEKYPGIMFSQFMGAEMIVKKHGFTKDDLDAYAFESHRRAKAATEAGHFQREIVGLDIDTPEGRQTHLVDEGIRFDATLEGIAGVKLLQEGGTITAASASQICDGASAALIVSEQALKDHGLTPRARIHHVSVTAGDPVIMLEEPLFATEKALKRAGMKIGDIDAYEVNEAFAPVPLAWLKYLGADHARLNQHGGAIALGHPLGASGTKLMATLLGVLDATGGKYGLQTMCEGGGQANVTIIERL, encoded by the coding sequence ATGGCCCACGCATATATCGTTGACGCCGTCCGCACCGCCGGCGGCAAGCGCGGCGGCAAACTCGCCGGCGTCCACCCCGTCGACCTTGGCGCGGCGGTGTTCGACGCGATTGCCGCCCGCAATGACTTCGACACCTCGAAGATCGACGACGTCATCACCGGCTGCGTGTCGCAGGGCGGGCAGCAGACGATGGACCTTGGCCGCAACGCCGTCCTCGCCTCGAACCTGCCCGATTCGATCCCCGCGGTGACGATCGACCGCCAGTGCGGATCGTCGCAGCAGGCGATGATGTTCGCCGCGCAGGCGGTGATGTCGGGAACGCAGGACATCGTCCTCGCCAGCGGCATCGAAAGCATGACGCGCGTGCCCATGGGCAGCGTCGCGACCTTGTTCATCAAGGAAGGCCTAGGCCACTACAAGTCGGAGCGGCTGGAAGAGAAATATCCCGGCATCATGTTCAGTCAGTTCATGGGCGCCGAAATGATCGTCAAGAAGCATGGCTTCACCAAGGACGACCTCGACGCCTATGCCTTCGAAAGCCACCGCCGCGCCAAGGCGGCGACCGAAGCCGGTCATTTCCAGCGCGAGATCGTTGGCCTCGACATCGACACCCCCGAGGGCCGCCAGACGCACCTCGTCGACGAAGGCATCCGCTTCGACGCGACCCTGGAGGGGATCGCAGGCGTGAAATTGCTACAGGAAGGCGGCACCATCACCGCCGCCTCTGCGAGCCAGATCTGCGACGGCGCCTCGGCGGCGCTGATCGTGTCGGAGCAGGCGCTGAAAGACCATGGCCTGACCCCGCGCGCGCGTATCCACCATGTCTCGGTGACCGCGGGCGACCCGGTGATCATGCTCGAAGAACCGCTGTTCGCGACCGAAAAGGCGCTGAAGCGCGCGGGCATGAAGATCGGTGACATCGACGCTTATGAGGTCAACGAAGCCTTCGCCCCGGTGCCGCTGGCGTGGCTCAAATATCTCGGCGCCGATCATGCGCGTTTGAACCAACATGGCGGCGCGATCGCGCTCGGCCACCCGCTCGGTGCCAGCGGCACCAAGCTGATGGCGACATTGCTTGGCGTGCTCGACGCGACCGGCGGCAAATATGGCCTGCAGACGATGTGCGAAGGCGGCGGTCAGGCCAACGTCACGATCATCGAACGGCTTTGA
- a CDS encoding SDR family NAD(P)-dependent oxidoreductase: MKLDSTVSAVVTGGASGLGAATARALAAKGVKVAIFDLQEEKGTALAAELGGVFCECNVTDDASVDAAFAKSREAIGQERILVNCAGTGNAIKTASRSKEDGSIKHFPLDAFNWIIQINLVGTFRCIAKSAAGMMTLDPMEDGERGAIVNTASVAAEDGQIGQAAYSASKGGVVGMTLPIARDLASENIRVNTILPGIFDTPLLAGAPQNVRDALGASVLNPKRLGNPAEYAGLALTMIENGYFNGEDVRLDGGIRMGPR, from the coding sequence ATGAAACTCGACTCAACCGTATCCGCCGTCGTCACCGGCGGCGCCTCGGGCCTCGGTGCCGCCACTGCGCGCGCGCTCGCGGCCAAGGGCGTCAAGGTCGCGATCTTCGACCTGCAGGAAGAAAAAGGCACCGCCCTCGCCGCTGAGCTTGGCGGGGTATTCTGCGAATGCAATGTCACCGACGATGCATCGGTCGACGCCGCTTTCGCCAAATCGCGCGAAGCGATCGGGCAGGAACGCATCCTCGTCAATTGCGCGGGCACCGGCAACGCGATCAAGACCGCCAGCCGCAGCAAGGAAGACGGCAGCATCAAGCATTTCCCGCTCGATGCGTTCAACTGGATCATCCAGATCAACCTCGTCGGCACCTTCCGCTGCATCGCCAAATCGGCGGCCGGCATGATGACGCTCGATCCGATGGAAGACGGCGAGCGCGGTGCGATCGTCAACACTGCATCGGTCGCCGCCGAAGACGGCCAGATCGGCCAGGCGGCTTACTCGGCATCGAAGGGCGGCGTTGTCGGCATGACCCTGCCGATCGCGCGCGACCTCGCTTCGGAAAACATCCGCGTCAACACGATCCTACCCGGCATCTTCGACACCCCGCTGCTCGCGGGTGCGCCGCAGAATGTCCGCGATGCGCTGGGCGCTTCGGTGCTCAACCCGAAACGCCTTGGCAATCCGGCCGAATATGCAGGGCTTGCGCTGACGATGATCGAGAATGGCTATTTCAACGGCGAGGACGTGCGCCTCGACGGCGGGATCCGCATGGGTCCGCGCTGA
- a CDS encoding acyl-CoA thioesterase: MPKPESWRLDAASYPVCTEFQTRFQDMDINGHLNNVAFAALFESGRVLLNRQVRPLGERPANERTMVAAVEINYLAEGNFPDPVEIATGIGRLGTSSWTIVQAMFQNGRAIATCDTVVVCRTDNQAKPLRAEMVAELTASLVTPV; this comes from the coding sequence ATGCCGAAACCGGAAAGCTGGCGGCTCGATGCCGCCAGCTACCCCGTCTGTACCGAGTTTCAGACGCGCTTTCAGGACATGGACATCAACGGCCACCTCAACAATGTGGCCTTTGCCGCGCTGTTCGAAAGTGGGCGCGTCCTGCTCAACCGCCAGGTCCGCCCGCTGGGCGAGCGTCCGGCGAACGAACGCACGATGGTCGCCGCGGTCGAGATCAACTATCTGGCCGAGGGCAATTTCCCCGACCCCGTCGAGATTGCGACCGGCATCGGGCGGCTCGGCACCTCCAGCTGGACGATCGTCCAGGCGATGTTCCAGAATGGCCGAGCCATCGCGACCTGCGACACGGTGGTCGTGTGCCGCACCGACAATCAGGCCAAGCCGCTGCGTGCCGAGATGGTTGCGGAGCTGACTGCGAGTTTGGTGACGCCAGTGTAA
- the gmk gene encoding guanylate kinase — protein MAESVHLNRRGVLFALSSPSGAGKTTISKKMLASDPDIALSISATTRPMRPGEQDGVDYHFVDVETFKQMAADGEFLEWAHVFGHRYGTPRARVDELLDAGKDVLFDIDWQGAQQLYQEAGPDVVRVFVLPPTMDELERRLRARKTDSDEVIAARMARAANEISHWDGYDYVLINDQVDECYGEVMAILRAERLKRRRQIGLIGFARDLIRSVPEGDTAI, from the coding sequence ATGGCTGAAAGCGTCCACCTCAACCGCCGCGGCGTGTTGTTCGCCCTGTCCTCGCCGTCGGGCGCCGGCAAAACCACGATCTCGAAAAAGATGCTGGCGAGCGATCCCGACATCGCGCTGTCGATTTCGGCGACGACGCGGCCGATGCGGCCCGGCGAGCAGGACGGCGTCGATTATCATTTCGTCGATGTCGAAACCTTCAAACAAATGGCCGCCGACGGCGAATTCCTCGAATGGGCGCACGTGTTCGGGCATCGTTACGGCACCCCGCGCGCGCGGGTCGACGAACTGCTCGACGCGGGCAAGGACGTGCTGTTCGACATCGACTGGCAGGGCGCGCAGCAGCTGTATCAAGAGGCGGGGCCGGACGTGGTTCGCGTCTTTGTCCTGCCGCCGACGATGGACGAACTCGAACGCCGCCTGCGCGCGCGCAAGACAGACAGCGACGAGGTGATCGCCGCCCGTATGGCGCGCGCCGCGAACGAGATCAGCCACTGGGACGGCTATGACTATGTGCTGATCAACGATCAAGTCGACGAATGTTATGGCGAAGTGATGGCGATCCTGCGCGCCGAGCGGTTGAAGCGCCGCCGCCAGATCGGGCTGATCGGCTTTGCGCGCGATTTGATCCGGTCGGTGCCTGAGGGCGATACGGCGATTTAG
- a CDS encoding DUF2585 domain-containing protein, with translation MAGISRKGWLVAAALLAVFTAILFAMGRPPICPCGTISLWHGTVQSDQNSQQISDWYSFSHIIHGFIFYGLGRWLLPRQPLWVLLALAIGIEAAWEILENSPIIIDRYREVTMAFGYSGDSILNSVSDALFMIAGFLAASRMRWWVTLIIAIVFELFTLWTIRDNLTLNVLMLVSPVEAIKAWQAGGSPT, from the coding sequence ATGGCAGGAATTTCGCGCAAGGGTTGGCTGGTCGCCGCGGCATTGTTGGCGGTGTTTACCGCGATATTGTTCGCGATGGGCCGCCCGCCGATCTGTCCGTGCGGCACGATCAGCTTGTGGCATGGCACCGTCCAGTCGGACCAGAACAGCCAGCAGATTTCGGACTGGTATAGCTTCAGCCACATCATCCACGGCTTCATCTTCTACGGTCTCGGTCGCTGGCTGCTGCCGCGCCAGCCGCTCTGGGTGCTGCTCGCGCTGGCGATCGGGATCGAGGCGGCGTGGGAAATCCTCGAAAATTCTCCGATCATTATCGACCGTTATCGCGAGGTGACGATGGCATTCGGCTACAGCGGCGATTCGATCCTGAATTCGGTCAGCGACGCGCTGTTCATGATCGCGGGTTTCCTCGCCGCCAGCCGGATGCGCTGGTGGGTCACGCTTATCATCGCGATCGTATTCGAACTTTTCACCCTGTGGACAATCCGCGACAATCTGACGCTTAACGTGCTGATGCTGGTCTCGCCCGTCGAGGCGATCAAGGCGTGGCAGGCGGGGGGTAGCCCGACCTAG
- the fumC gene encoding class II fumarate hydratase, whose protein sequence is MNATRTESDSIGAIEVPADAYWGAQTERSRHNFAFPAHERMPLPIVHGLARIKAAAARVNRAHGLDAGLADAIAAAADAVAAGRYDDQFPLAIWQTGSGTQSNMNANEVIAGIANEALTGTRGGKAPVHPNDHVNMGQSSNDSFPTAIHVAVAVETTARLLPALIALTDALAAKVAAWSDIVKIGRTHLQDATPLTLGQEFSGYVAQLIACRARIEGAMAHNICKLAQGGTAVGTGLNAPVGFDAAMAADLSHSTGIAFEPARNKFEALGSNDGLVFFSGALNTLAVALTKIAGDIRLLGSGPRAGLGELDLPANEPGSSIMPGKVNPTQCEMLSMVAGQVIGNHQAVTVGGMQGHLELNVFKPLIGANVLRSIDLLSIGMAGFTEHCVVGLAPNRARIDELMNRSLMLVTALAPEIGYDKAAKIAKHAHDSGSTLKEAALDLGYVDAATFDRLVDPRTMLGPEPNAPSAN, encoded by the coding sequence ATGAACGCCACCCGGACCGAAAGCGACAGCATCGGCGCGATCGAGGTTCCGGCCGACGCTTATTGGGGCGCGCAGACCGAACGCAGCCGTCACAATTTCGCGTTTCCCGCGCATGAACGCATGCCATTGCCGATCGTCCATGGCCTGGCGCGGATCAAGGCCGCGGCGGCGCGGGTCAACCGCGCGCACGGGCTCGACGCCGGATTGGCCGACGCGATTGCCGCCGCCGCCGATGCCGTCGCGGCCGGGCGATATGACGATCAATTCCCGCTCGCGATCTGGCAGACCGGCAGCGGCACCCAGTCGAACATGAACGCCAACGAGGTGATTGCCGGAATCGCCAACGAAGCGCTGACAGGAACGCGCGGCGGCAAGGCGCCGGTACATCCCAATGATCATGTCAACATGGGGCAGTCGTCGAACGACAGCTTTCCGACCGCGATCCATGTCGCGGTGGCGGTCGAGACGACCGCGCGGCTGCTCCCCGCGCTGATCGCGCTGACCGATGCGCTGGCGGCAAAAGTCGCGGCATGGAGCGACATTGTCAAGATCGGCCGCACCCATTTGCAGGACGCCACCCCGCTGACGCTGGGGCAGGAATTTTCGGGCTATGTCGCGCAGCTGATCGCCTGCCGCGCCCGCATCGAGGGCGCGATGGCGCACAATATCTGCAAGCTGGCGCAGGGCGGCACCGCGGTCGGCACCGGGCTCAACGCGCCCGTCGGCTTCGACGCCGCGATGGCGGCCGACCTCAGCCACAGCACGGGCATCGCGTTCGAACCCGCACGCAACAAGTTCGAGGCGCTGGGCTCTAACGATGGGCTCGTCTTTTTCTCGGGCGCACTGAACACGCTCGCCGTGGCGCTGACCAAGATCGCGGGCGACATCCGCCTGCTCGGCTCCGGCCCGCGCGCGGGCCTCGGCGAGCTCGACCTGCCGGCCAACGAGCCGGGCAGTTCGATCATGCCGGGCAAGGTCAATCCGACCCAGTGCGAGATGCTGTCGATGGTCGCAGGCCAAGTAATCGGCAACCATCAGGCCGTCACCGTCGGCGGGATGCAGGGACATCTTGAACTCAACGTCTTCAAGCCGCTGATCGGCGCCAATGTGCTGCGCTCGATCGATCTGCTGAGCATCGGCATGGCAGGCTTCACCGAACATTGCGTCGTCGGCCTCGCCCCCAACCGCGCCCGCATCGACGAATTGATGAACCGCTCGCTGATGCTCGTCACCGCACTGGCGCCAGAAATCGGTTATGACAAGGCGGCGAAGATCGCCAAGCACGCCCATGACAGCGGCAGCACGTTGAAGGAAGCGGCGTTGGACCTCGGCTATGTCGACGCCGCGACGTTCGACCGGCTGGTCGATCCGCGGACAATGCTCGGGCCGGAACCGAACGCCCCGTCCGCGAATTGA
- a CDS encoding ClpXP protease specificity-enhancing factor SspB — protein sequence MSEDVRDSLIPYDEIVQDALRAVVGRVLRQVEGYDSLPGEHHFYITFKTQATGVSIPAHLIAKFPDEMTIVLQNRFWDLKVATDHFSVGLSFNQTPSILTIPYAAITAFVDPSVDFGLQFQVSDDDSVQPEPHDEADNDRPDVVSDDGSNVVTVDFGKRK from the coding sequence ATGAGTGAAGACGTCCGCGACAGCCTGATTCCCTATGACGAAATCGTGCAGGACGCCCTGCGCGCCGTGGTCGGCCGCGTGCTGCGCCAGGTCGAAGGCTATGACAGCCTGCCCGGCGAGCATCATTTCTATATCACGTTCAAGACGCAGGCGACCGGGGTGTCGATTCCGGCGCATCTGATCGCCAAATTCCCCGACGAAATGACGATCGTGCTGCAGAACCGTTTCTGGGATCTGAAGGTCGCGACCGACCATTTCAGCGTCGGCCTGTCCTTCAATCAGACGCCGTCGATCCTGACTATTCCCTATGCCGCGATCACCGCTTTCGTCGATCCGTCGGTCGATTTCGGATTGCAGTTTCAGGTCAGCGACGACGATTCCGTCCAGCCCGAACCGCATGACGAGGCCGACAATGATCGCCCCGACGTCGTCAGCGACGATGGGTCGAACGTCGTGACGGTGGATTTCGGCAAGCGGAAATAG
- the hisB gene encoding imidazoleglycerol-phosphate dehydratase HisB, whose amino-acid sequence MRTATVQRTTKETDIAIAVNLDGTGDYAVSTGIGFLDHMVEQLSRHSLIDISMQVKGDLHIDQHHTVEDSALALGEAVLKALGDKRGIARYGEAHAPMDETLTRCVLDISGRPHCVYKSTFSQPRLGEMDTEMFPHWFHSFAQTAGITLHIETLYGENNHHIAESMYKALARALRQAVEIDPRKGDAIPSTKGVL is encoded by the coding sequence ATGCGAACCGCCACCGTCCAGCGCACGACCAAGGAAACCGACATCGCGATCGCCGTCAATCTCGACGGCACCGGCGATTACGCGGTTTCGACCGGCATCGGTTTCCTCGACCATATGGTCGAACAATTGTCGCGCCACTCGCTGATCGACATTTCGATGCAGGTGAAGGGCGATCTCCACATCGACCAGCACCACACGGTCGAAGATTCGGCGCTCGCGCTGGGTGAGGCGGTGTTGAAGGCGCTCGGCGACAAACGCGGTATCGCGCGATACGGCGAGGCGCATGCCCCGATGGACGAAACGCTGACCCGCTGCGTGCTCGACATTTCGGGGCGCCCGCACTGTGTTTACAAATCCACCTTCTCGCAGCCGCGCCTCGGCGAAATGGACACCGAGATGTTCCCGCACTGGTTCCACAGCTTTGCCCAGACCGCCGGAATCACGCTGCACATCGAGACGCTCTACGGCGAGAACAACCACCATATCGCCGAAAGCATGTACAAGGCGCTGGCGCGCGCGCTGCGCCAGGCGGTCGAAATCGACCCGCGCAAGGGCGATGCGATTCCCTCGACCAAGGGGGTCCTTTAA
- the hisH gene encoding imidazole glycerol phosphate synthase subunit HisH encodes MTAIALIDYGAGNLRSVHNALIAAGADGVAVTADPDVVATADRIVLPGVGAFAACMNGLSAISGLIDAMERRVRTEGAPFLGICVGMQLLADAGEEHGRHQGLGWIGGTVRAFDPQPGLRIPHMGWNDVVPTGVHPVIAAGEAYYLHGYHFADAVDVAATSSHGATFTAAVAKDNIVGVQYHPEKSQAYGLATLERFLAWRP; translated from the coding sequence ATGACCGCGATTGCCCTGATCGACTATGGCGCGGGCAATCTTCGCTCGGTGCATAATGCGCTCATCGCGGCGGGCGCCGATGGCGTGGCGGTTACGGCCGATCCCGACGTTGTCGCCACAGCCGATCGCATCGTGCTGCCGGGCGTCGGGGCGTTTGCGGCCTGCATGAACGGGCTGTCGGCAATCTCTGGCCTCATCGACGCAATGGAGCGCCGCGTCCGTACCGAAGGCGCACCCTTTCTGGGCATCTGCGTCGGCATGCAATTGCTCGCCGACGCGGGCGAGGAGCATGGCAGGCACCAAGGGCTCGGCTGGATCGGCGGCACCGTGCGCGCATTTGACCCTCAACCCGGCCTGCGAATCCCGCACATGGGCTGGAACGATGTTGTGCCAACCGGCGTCCATCCGGTCATCGCGGCGGGCGAGGCTTATTATCTCCACGGCTATCATTTCGCCGACGCGGTCGATGTCGCCGCCACCAGCAGCCACGGCGCGACCTTCACCGCCGCGGTGGCGAAGGACAATATCGTCGGCGTCCAGTACCACCCCGAAAAAAGCCAGGCCTACGGCCTCGCAACGCTCGAAAGATTCCTCGCATGGCGGCCTTGA
- the hisA gene encoding 1-(5-phosphoribosyl)-5-[(5-phosphoribosylamino)methylideneamino]imidazole-4-carboxamide isomerase: protein MAALTIFPAIDLKGGQVVRLAEGDMDRATIYGDDPAAQARLFADAGASHLHVVDLDGAFAGASVNGAAVESIIAAFPGKVQVGGGIRDRAGVDRWLALGVERVIIGTAALKDPEFVKSAARDLPGRIIVGVDARDGMVATEGWADVSDVRVEDLARRFEDAGVAALLFTDVGRDGLLKGCNVEATVALAQAVAIPVIASGGVADIADIHALRPHVADGIEGVITGRALYDGRLDLAEAIAVGAA, encoded by the coding sequence ATGGCGGCCTTGACCATCTTCCCCGCGATCGACCTCAAGGGCGGACAGGTGGTGCGGCTGGCCGAGGGCGATATGGATCGCGCGACCATCTATGGCGATGATCCGGCGGCGCAGGCGCGGCTGTTCGCCGACGCTGGGGCGTCGCACCTGCATGTCGTCGATCTCGACGGTGCCTTTGCGGGCGCCAGCGTCAACGGCGCCGCGGTCGAGAGCATCATCGCGGCCTTTCCGGGCAAGGTCCAGGTCGGCGGCGGTATCCGCGACCGCGCCGGGGTGGATCGCTGGCTGGCGCTGGGCGTCGAGCGGGTAATCATCGGCACCGCGGCGCTGAAGGACCCCGAGTTCGTCAAATCGGCGGCGCGCGACTTGCCCGGGCGGATCATCGTCGGCGTCGATGCCCGCGACGGGATGGTCGCGACCGAGGGCTGGGCCGACGTGTCCGATGTGCGGGTCGAGGATCTGGCGCGGCGCTTTGAGGATGCCGGGGTCGCGGCGCTGCTGTTCACCGATGTCGGGCGCGACGGGTTGCTGAAGGGCTGCAATGTTGAAGCGACGGTGGCGCTGGCGCAGGCGGTTGCCATTCCGGTGATCGCGAGCGGCGGGGTTGCGGACATCGCCGACATCCACGCGCTCCGCCCGCATGTCGCCGACGGCATCGAAGGCGTGATCACGGGGCGGGCGCTGTATGACGGGCGGCTGGACCTGGCCGAAGCGATTGCGGTGGGCGCGGCGTGA
- the hisF gene encoding imidazole glycerol phosphate synthase subunit HisF, producing MTVRVRVIPCLDVADGRVVKGINFIDLRDAGDPVEAARAYDAAGADELCFLDISATHQGRGTLLDMVSRTAEVCFMPLTVGGGVRSADDARALLLAGADKVAVNSAAVARPELVADIADRFGSQCAVGSIDARRVADGRWEIFTHGGRQPTGIDAVGHAVRLAALGAGELLVTSMDRDGTKDGYDLTLTRAIADAVSVPVIASGGVGNLDHLVAGVVEGGASAVLAASIFHFGEATIAEAHARLAAAGLPVRSH from the coding sequence ATGACCGTCCGCGTTCGCGTCATCCCCTGCCTGGACGTGGCCGACGGGCGCGTCGTCAAGGGCATCAATTTCATTGATCTGCGCGATGCGGGCGACCCGGTCGAGGCGGCGCGCGCCTATGACGCCGCGGGTGCCGACGAGCTGTGCTTCCTCGACATCAGCGCCACTCATCAGGGCCGCGGCACCTTGCTCGACATGGTCAGCCGCACCGCCGAAGTCTGTTTCATGCCGCTGACCGTCGGCGGCGGGGTGCGTAGCGCCGACGATGCGCGCGCGCTCCTGCTCGCGGGTGCCGACAAGGTCGCGGTGAACAGCGCCGCTGTGGCGCGGCCCGAACTCGTCGCCGACATCGCCGACCGCTTCGGCAGCCAGTGTGCGGTGGGCAGCATCGACGCGCGGCGCGTTGCCGATGGTCGCTGGGAGATTTTCACCCATGGCGGCCGCCAGCCGACGGGCATCGACGCGGTGGGTCATGCGGTACGGCTCGCCGCCCTCGGCGCGGGCGAATTGCTCGTCACCAGCATGGACCGCGACGGCACCAAGGATGGCTATGACCTGACGCTGACCCGCGCGATCGCCGATGCGGTGAGCGTGCCGGTGATCGCCAGCGGCGGGGTGGGGAACCTTGACCATCTGGTCGCGGGCGTCGTCGAGGGCGGCGCGAGCGCGGTGCTCGCCGCCAGCATCTTCCACTTCGGCGAAGCGACGATCGCCGAAGCCCATGCGCGGCTCGCCGCGGCGGGATTGCCCGTCCGCTCGCACTAA